A region from the Cryptosporangium arvum DSM 44712 genome encodes:
- a CDS encoding formate dehydrogenase subunit delta → MSAVVPERRLIDDIARQFGHLPPDAAADAIADHVRRFWDPRMRARLLTLADDEGLDPLPAAAAARLR, encoded by the coding sequence ATGTCGGCGGTGGTGCCGGAGCGGCGGTTGATCGACGACATCGCACGGCAGTTCGGGCACCTGCCGCCGGACGCCGCGGCGGACGCGATCGCCGATCACGTCCGCCGGTTCTGGGATCCGCGGATGCGGGCGCGGCTGCTGACGCTGGCCGACGACGAGGGCCTCGACCCGCTCCCGGCCGCCGCGGCGGCCCGCCTGCGCTGA
- a CDS encoding GntR family transcriptional regulator codes for MSPAGRRASRRKPLERPAPLRQVVTDEIADMIITGELQPGEHLVEQELAAQLGVSRQPVREALQRLHSEGWVDLRPGLGAFVHTPTADEADQLLATRTLLEAESARLAAANATPALVEQLWQLQAVGEQAVAADDDAGMVAANAALHRQIMEMSGNTVLGELIALVDSRVRWYYRPIARSRGREAWDEHRELIETIAGGNARKAGELMRKHTERTRKTYHVRAADAEKTPASPVEKGA; via the coding sequence ATGAGCCCGGCGGGCCGGCGGGCTTCCCGGCGCAAGCCGCTCGAACGGCCGGCGCCGCTGCGTCAGGTGGTCACCGACGAGATCGCGGACATGATCATCACCGGCGAGCTCCAGCCGGGTGAACACCTCGTCGAGCAGGAGCTCGCGGCGCAGCTGGGCGTCTCGCGCCAACCGGTGCGCGAGGCGCTGCAACGCCTGCACTCCGAGGGCTGGGTCGACCTGCGGCCTGGCCTCGGCGCGTTCGTGCACACGCCCACCGCCGACGAGGCCGACCAGCTGCTCGCCACCCGCACGCTGCTCGAGGCCGAGTCCGCCCGGCTCGCGGCCGCGAACGCCACCCCGGCGCTCGTCGAGCAGCTCTGGCAGCTCCAGGCGGTCGGCGAACAGGCCGTCGCCGCGGACGACGACGCCGGCATGGTCGCCGCGAACGCCGCGCTGCACCGGCAGATCATGGAGATGTCCGGCAACACGGTGCTGGGCGAGCTGATCGCGCTCGTGGACAGCCGGGTGCGGTGGTACTACCGCCCGATCGCCCGCTCGCGCGGCCGCGAAGCCTGGGACGAGCACCGCGAGCTCATCGAGACAATCGCCGGCGGCAACGCGCGCAAGGCCGGCGAACTGATGCGCAAACACACCGAGCGCACCCGCAAGACCTACCACGTGCGAGCGGCCGACGCCGAGAAGACGCCCGCGTCACCGGTGGAAAAGGGCGCGTAG
- a CDS encoding DUF4062 domain-containing protein, translated as MTRVFISSASGTLRPYRQIAIELCYRLGMEPVAMENFYPETAPPLEVCRREVSKSDIFVLLIADRYGDRPPGEDLSYTELEYQWATAKHGTPIVPFIADDRYLAAHVRTHTYAEYRELGDLAKFVEKVRAHHTVKFFNEIETFRNDLYRALEFNRPPDPDRRLTHAQAVTQASWHANRRTLPSAPQPYAIPAYVGGSPFTGRRKELRLLTRWASSAAPVAVVEAIGGTGKSALTWEWFDNHAEAAIPRLAGRFWWSFYDGSASINRFLQQLLGYLTASTAWQVSRIPREELPELVLTELRRRPILLALDGFERLLMAYHQYDPSKVTDTIVEADARADKHSMIDGVGYDFVRALVGTSPSKVIVTTRMAPDALEGPGRSLLPGVYRYRLPGIDDSAVRSLLTKLGVSGGARNIESFFRPLDNHPLLIAIVAGLVRDHRLAPGDFDSWREHQPFSIGAVDLAAKQRHILDAAFQNLDPQTARLLSWLSALSGSVGWRLVQDVNPFGYDSDLSTAEAGAALDAALRDLEARGLLWWDRQANTYDMHPVVRAFSYDRLNATERVTANEQIRDHFAALPPETPNEVTSVEDLQPTITLFRALTGSGNHGRVVSLWNGQLAKPLLVRLGANATVTELLQPYENSTIVILRADLSIALHLAAEHDRGVAVEAGLLAYLLNQPRPELPEIRLSLGRLSTHYRSTGGFALYSKALDFMSQTTAGADVQDLADLLLRRAILAATTGEVEAARSALTRINERSAAERYPWLADDVQYWTLALENWAGNPEVGDRLVDAEQSASDWRMKLRLRLLSFDVSMRHGDLDAALKAAEDVDRLRRVGGQTAISAESAWALAALGRTRDAEATLGQSLARLPRLHPYDRPHQLVARTLSLLGRDEEARQHALQGYRQAWGDGPPFSHRWNLRRAEQLLASLGAPAPVLRASSAATIPHEPRLREWLEARRRTAATQVRPATTPRTTLVDRLQGWLDR; from the coding sequence GTGACTCGGGTCTTCATCTCCAGCGCGAGCGGCACCTTGCGTCCGTACCGGCAGATCGCCATCGAACTGTGCTACCGCCTGGGCATGGAACCAGTGGCGATGGAGAACTTCTACCCGGAGACCGCTCCCCCACTTGAGGTGTGTCGCCGAGAAGTCAGCAAAAGCGACATCTTTGTGTTACTCATCGCCGATCGCTACGGCGATCGTCCACCCGGGGAAGACCTCTCGTACACCGAGCTCGAGTATCAGTGGGCCACGGCCAAACATGGCACGCCGATCGTTCCGTTCATTGCCGACGACCGGTACCTGGCTGCTCACGTTCGCACCCATACGTATGCGGAGTATCGGGAGCTCGGGGATCTGGCAAAGTTCGTCGAGAAAGTACGAGCACATCACACGGTCAAGTTCTTCAACGAGATCGAGACGTTCCGGAACGACCTGTACCGAGCACTCGAGTTCAACCGGCCACCCGATCCCGATCGACGCCTGACTCACGCCCAGGCCGTAACCCAGGCCTCCTGGCACGCCAACCGGCGCACGCTTCCCTCAGCTCCGCAGCCGTACGCCATCCCCGCCTACGTCGGCGGATCGCCGTTCACCGGCCGCCGGAAAGAGCTGCGGCTGCTCACCCGATGGGCCTCGTCCGCGGCCCCGGTGGCCGTCGTCGAGGCGATCGGTGGTACCGGTAAGAGCGCACTGACCTGGGAATGGTTCGATAATCACGCCGAGGCGGCGATCCCTCGTCTAGCCGGCCGTTTCTGGTGGAGCTTCTACGACGGGTCGGCATCGATCAATCGCTTTCTCCAGCAACTGCTGGGGTACCTGACCGCATCCACCGCGTGGCAGGTCAGTCGCATCCCGCGCGAGGAGCTTCCCGAACTCGTTCTCACCGAGCTCCGCCGGCGTCCGATCCTCCTCGCACTGGACGGTTTTGAGCGTCTGCTCATGGCGTATCACCAGTACGATCCGTCGAAAGTGACCGACACGATCGTGGAAGCGGACGCGCGGGCGGACAAGCATTCGATGATCGATGGAGTCGGGTACGACTTCGTGCGGGCGCTCGTGGGAACCTCACCCTCCAAAGTCATCGTCACGACGCGCATGGCACCGGACGCCCTGGAGGGTCCAGGACGAAGTCTGCTGCCGGGCGTGTATCGGTACCGGCTTCCCGGAATCGATGACAGCGCGGTGCGCTCGCTGCTGACCAAGCTCGGCGTTTCGGGAGGCGCACGAAACATCGAGAGCTTCTTCCGTCCGCTCGACAATCACCCGCTGCTCATCGCTATCGTCGCCGGGCTGGTGCGCGACCACCGGTTGGCGCCGGGAGACTTCGACAGTTGGCGTGAACATCAGCCGTTCTCCATCGGTGCGGTCGACCTGGCCGCCAAACAGCGGCACATTCTCGACGCCGCCTTTCAGAATCTCGACCCCCAGACAGCCCGGCTGCTGAGCTGGCTTTCGGCCCTGTCCGGCTCGGTGGGATGGCGATTGGTGCAGGACGTCAATCCCTTCGGTTACGACTCCGACCTCTCGACCGCGGAGGCAGGTGCGGCGCTCGACGCGGCACTCCGCGATCTTGAGGCTCGCGGACTGCTCTGGTGGGACCGCCAAGCCAATACGTACGACATGCATCCGGTTGTCCGGGCATTTTCGTACGACCGGCTGAACGCCACCGAGCGGGTCACCGCCAACGAGCAGATCCGCGATCACTTCGCGGCGCTTCCGCCGGAAACACCCAACGAGGTCACGAGCGTCGAAGACCTCCAACCGACCATCACGCTGTTCCGCGCTCTCACCGGGTCCGGCAATCACGGACGCGTCGTGTCCCTATGGAACGGGCAACTTGCCAAACCGCTGTTGGTGAGACTCGGCGCCAACGCCACGGTCACGGAACTCCTCCAGCCCTATGAGAACAGCACGATCGTCATCCTTCGAGCGGATCTGTCGATCGCCCTCCATCTCGCTGCGGAACACGACCGGGGTGTGGCCGTCGAGGCCGGGCTTCTCGCATACCTGCTCAACCAGCCTCGGCCCGAACTGCCGGAGATCAGGCTCTCGCTGGGTCGGCTCTCTACGCACTACCGCTCGACGGGTGGCTTCGCGCTCTACTCCAAAGCCCTCGATTTCATGAGCCAGACCACCGCTGGTGCCGACGTCCAGGATCTCGCCGATCTACTCCTTCGGCGGGCCATTCTCGCCGCCACGACGGGAGAAGTCGAAGCGGCTCGCTCGGCACTCACCCGGATCAACGAGCGCTCGGCCGCGGAGCGCTACCCCTGGCTCGCCGACGATGTCCAGTACTGGACGTTGGCCTTGGAGAACTGGGCCGGAAATCCAGAAGTAGGTGATCGGCTCGTCGATGCGGAGCAGTCGGCATCGGACTGGCGAATGAAGCTCAGGCTTCGTCTCCTGAGTTTCGACGTGTCCATGCGCCACGGCGACCTCGACGCCGCCTTGAAGGCGGCCGAGGACGTCGACCGTCTGCGCCGGGTCGGGGGACAGACGGCGATCTCGGCGGAGAGCGCGTGGGCCCTCGCCGCCCTGGGACGAACCCGCGACGCGGAAGCCACACTCGGCCAGAGTCTCGCCCGACTACCGCGCCTGCATCCTTACGATCGGCCGCATCAGCTCGTGGCCCGAACGCTTTCGTTGCTCGGTCGGGACGAGGAGGCGAGGCAGCACGCCCTCCAGGGCTATCGGCAGGCATGGGGCGACGGCCCGCCGTTCTCCCATCGGTGGAACTTGCGACGCGCCGAGCAACTTCTCGCCTCGCTCGGCGCACCCGCTCCCGTTCTGCGCGCATCAAGCGCGGCCACCATTCCACACGAGCCGAGACTGCGGGAATGGCTGGAGGCCAGGCGGCGGACCGCCGCCACACAGGTCCGACCGGCGACGACTCCGCGGACGACATTGGTTGATCGCCTTCAGGGATGGCTTGATCGGTAG
- a CDS encoding cold-shock protein produces the protein MAQGTVKWFNAEKGYGFIAIDGGADVFVHYSAILMDGYKALEDGQRVEFLVTQGPKGPQAENVQLVSSTAERGTTWGIA, from the coding sequence ATGGCACAAGGCACCGTGAAATGGTTCAACGCCGAAAAGGGCTATGGATTCATAGCGATAGATGGCGGCGCAGACGTCTTCGTGCATTATTCGGCGATACTCATGGACGGCTATAAGGCGCTGGAAGACGGACAACGTGTCGAATTTCTGGTTACACAGGGACCTAAAGGACCTCAAGCGGAAAACGTTCAACTAGTCAGTTCCACGGCGGAACGCGGCACGACGTGGGGAATCGCATGA
- a CDS encoding thiamine pyrophosphate-binding protein, which yields MSQTTTEPPAAAAGSSPETDGESGATAAILRARSGDPDRISGGHLVAKALKAEGVDVIFTLCGGHIIDIYDGCVDEGIAVVDVRHEQVAAHAADGYARVTGKPGVAVVTAGPGTTDAVTGVANAFRAESPMLLIGGQGALSQHKMGSLQDLPHVDMMTPITKFAATVPHTTRSADMVSMAFRECYAGAPGPSFLEIPRDVLDAEVDLKDCTIPEPGRYRVSTKSAGDPAAVERLADVLAHSSKPAVLLGSQVWTGRGTDAAIDFARTLDIPVFMNGSARGSLPPGDPHHFHLSRRYAFNNADVIIIVGTPFDFRMGYGRRLPAGATVVQIDMDYRTVGKNRDIDLGIVGDPGAVLAAVTAASSGRLAKPNRRAWFEELRAEESAAYQKRLPRQLSDASPIHPLRLAHEINEFLTEDSIYIGDGGDIVTFSGGVVQPKTPGHWMDPGPLGTLGVGVPFVLAAKYARPDKEVVALFGDGAFSLTGWDFETLVRFDLPFVGVVGNNSSMNQIRYGQMRKYGEARQRVGNTLGDVRYDEFARMLGGYGEEVRDPADIGPALRRARESGLPSLINVWVDPDAYAPGTMNQTMYK from the coding sequence ATGAGTCAGACCACGACGGAACCCCCCGCGGCAGCGGCTGGGTCCTCTCCGGAAACGGACGGCGAGTCGGGCGCCACCGCGGCGATCCTGCGGGCGCGCAGCGGTGACCCGGACCGGATCTCCGGTGGTCACCTGGTCGCGAAGGCGCTCAAAGCCGAAGGCGTCGACGTGATCTTCACCCTCTGCGGCGGGCACATCATCGACATCTACGACGGTTGTGTCGACGAGGGCATCGCGGTGGTCGACGTCCGGCACGAGCAGGTCGCCGCACACGCGGCCGACGGGTACGCCCGGGTCACCGGCAAGCCCGGCGTCGCGGTCGTCACCGCCGGGCCCGGCACCACCGACGCGGTCACCGGCGTCGCGAACGCGTTCCGCGCCGAGAGCCCGATGCTTCTCATCGGCGGCCAGGGCGCGCTGAGCCAGCACAAGATGGGCTCACTGCAGGACCTGCCGCACGTCGACATGATGACGCCGATCACGAAGTTCGCCGCGACCGTGCCGCACACCACGCGCAGCGCCGACATGGTCTCGATGGCGTTCCGCGAGTGCTACGCCGGCGCGCCCGGGCCGTCGTTCCTGGAGATCCCGCGCGACGTGCTGGACGCCGAGGTCGACCTGAAGGACTGCACGATCCCGGAGCCGGGACGCTACCGGGTGTCGACGAAGAGCGCAGGCGACCCGGCGGCGGTGGAGCGGCTGGCCGACGTCCTGGCGCACTCGTCGAAGCCGGCCGTCCTGCTGGGATCCCAGGTCTGGACCGGGCGCGGCACCGACGCGGCGATCGACTTCGCGCGGACGCTGGACATCCCCGTGTTCATGAACGGCTCGGCCCGCGGCTCGCTGCCGCCCGGCGACCCGCACCACTTCCACCTCTCGCGCCGGTACGCGTTCAACAACGCCGACGTCATCATCATCGTCGGCACGCCGTTCGACTTCCGGATGGGCTACGGGCGGCGGCTGCCCGCGGGAGCCACGGTCGTGCAGATCGACATGGACTACCGCACGGTCGGCAAGAACCGGGACATCGACCTGGGCATCGTCGGCGACCCCGGGGCGGTGCTGGCCGCGGTGACCGCGGCGTCGTCGGGGCGGCTGGCGAAACCGAACCGGCGGGCGTGGTTCGAGGAGCTGCGGGCCGAGGAGTCGGCGGCCTACCAGAAGCGGCTGCCCCGGCAGCTCTCCGACGCCTCCCCGATCCATCCGCTGCGCCTCGCGCACGAGATCAACGAGTTCCTCACCGAGGACTCGATCTACATCGGTGACGGCGGCGACATCGTGACGTTCTCCGGCGGCGTGGTGCAGCCGAAGACCCCCGGGCACTGGATGGACCCGGGGCCGCTCGGCACGCTCGGCGTCGGTGTGCCGTTCGTGCTGGCGGCGAAGTACGCCCGGCCCGACAAGGAGGTCGTGGCGCTCTTCGGGGACGGCGCGTTCTCGCTGACCGGCTGGGACTTCGAGACGCTGGTCCGGTTCGACCTGCCGTTCGTCGGCGTGGTCGGCAACAACTCGTCGATGAACCAGATCCGGTACGGGCAGATGCGCAAGTACGGCGAGGCCCGCCAGCGGGTGGGGAACACGCTCGGCGACGTGCGCTACGACGAGTTCGCCCGGATGCTCGGCGGCTACGGCGAGGAGGTCCGCGACCCCGCGGACATCGGGCCCGCGCTCCGGCGGGCCCGCGAATCGGGCCTGCCGTCCCTGATCAACGTGTGGGTCGACCCCGACGCCTACGCGCCGGGAACGATGAACCAGACGATGTACAAGTAG
- the sucC gene encoding ADP-forming succinate--CoA ligase subunit beta gives MDLYEYQARDLFEAHEVPVLPGVVVTTPEAARAAAAELGCSVVIKAQVKTGGRGKAGGVKLAADADEARAKADDILGMDIKGHRVNRVLVTTATDIADEYYFSYLLDRTNRTFLAMASLEGGVEIEETAATNPEALVRVPIDPLTGVDSAKAREIVAAVGLPEQAAEAVESLWSAFVAEDALLVEVNPLVRDAGGAIVALDGKVTLDDNAGIRHVAHAGLRDHDSADPLEARAHAKDLNYVRLDGRVGVIGNGAGLVMSTLDVVALAGARPANFLDIGGGASAEVMANGLEIVLADPAVRSVLVNVFGGITACDAVADGIVRAFALLASRGEPVDRPVVVRLDGNRADEGRRILGAAGLPGLELVDTMDGAAARAAELAGREA, from the coding sequence GTGGACCTGTACGAGTACCAGGCACGCGATCTGTTCGAGGCCCACGAAGTCCCGGTGCTACCGGGAGTCGTGGTCACCACCCCGGAGGCCGCGCGGGCGGCCGCGGCCGAGCTCGGGTGTTCGGTCGTCATCAAGGCCCAGGTCAAGACCGGTGGGCGCGGCAAGGCCGGCGGGGTGAAGCTCGCCGCCGACGCCGACGAGGCCCGGGCGAAGGCAGACGACATCCTCGGCATGGACATCAAAGGTCACCGGGTGAACCGCGTCCTGGTCACGACCGCGACCGACATCGCCGACGAGTACTACTTCTCCTACCTCCTCGACCGTACGAACCGGACGTTCCTCGCGATGGCGTCGCTGGAGGGCGGGGTCGAGATCGAGGAGACCGCGGCCACCAACCCCGAGGCACTGGTCCGGGTGCCGATCGATCCGCTGACCGGCGTCGACTCCGCCAAGGCGCGGGAGATCGTCGCGGCGGTCGGGCTGCCGGAGCAGGCGGCCGAGGCCGTCGAGAGCCTCTGGTCGGCGTTCGTCGCCGAGGACGCGCTGCTGGTGGAGGTCAACCCGCTGGTGCGTGACGCCGGCGGGGCGATCGTCGCGCTCGACGGCAAGGTGACGCTCGACGACAACGCCGGGATCCGGCACGTCGCCCACGCCGGGCTGCGCGACCACGACTCGGCCGACCCGCTCGAGGCCCGGGCCCACGCGAAGGACCTGAACTACGTGCGGCTCGACGGCCGGGTCGGCGTGATCGGCAACGGTGCCGGCCTGGTCATGTCCACGCTCGACGTCGTCGCGCTGGCCGGGGCCCGGCCGGCGAACTTCCTCGACATCGGCGGCGGTGCCTCGGCCGAGGTGATGGCGAACGGACTGGAGATCGTGCTGGCCGACCCGGCCGTGCGCAGCGTCCTGGTGAACGTCTTCGGTGGCATCACCGCGTGCGACGCGGTCGCCGACGGCATCGTGCGAGCGTTCGCGCTGCTGGCCAGCCGGGGTGAGCCGGTGGACCGGCCGGTCGTCGTCCGGCTCGACGGCAACCGCGCGGACGAGGGCAGGCGCATCCTCGGCGCCGCCGGGCTCCCCGGCCTCGAACTCGTGGACACGATGGACGGCGCGGCCGCCCGGGCCGCCGAACTCGCAGGCCGGGAGGCATGA
- the sucD gene encoding succinate--CoA ligase subunit alpha, translating into MAIFLTEKSRVLVQGMTGAEGMKHTRRMLTAGTTVVGGVNPRKAGTTADFDGMRLPVFAGVAEAMGETGADTTVIFVPPAFTLAAGLEAISAGIGLAVVITEGVPVHDTAALWAHAVAAGNTTRIIGPNCPGLISPGKSNAGIIPADITGPGRVGLVSKSGTLTYQLMYELHDLGFSTCVGIGGDPIVGTTHVDCLQAFQDDPETDAIVMIGEIGGDAEERAADYVAAHVTKPVVGYVAGFTAPEGKTMGHAGAIVSGSSGTAEAKQKALEAAGVRVGRTPTETAKLLRALL; encoded by the coding sequence ATGGCGATCTTTCTGACCGAGAAGAGCCGGGTGCTCGTCCAGGGCATGACCGGCGCCGAGGGCATGAAGCACACCCGTCGGATGCTCACCGCCGGCACCACCGTCGTCGGTGGCGTCAACCCGCGAAAAGCCGGAACCACGGCGGATTTCGACGGGATGAGGCTGCCGGTCTTCGCCGGGGTGGCCGAGGCGATGGGTGAGACCGGTGCGGACACCACGGTGATCTTCGTGCCGCCCGCGTTCACGCTGGCCGCGGGACTGGAGGCGATAAGCGCCGGGATCGGCCTCGCGGTCGTGATCACCGAGGGCGTGCCGGTGCACGACACTGCGGCGCTGTGGGCGCACGCGGTGGCGGCGGGCAACACCACACGCATCATCGGCCCGAACTGTCCCGGGCTGATCAGCCCGGGGAAGTCCAACGCGGGGATCATCCCGGCCGACATCACCGGCCCGGGGCGGGTGGGGCTGGTGTCGAAGTCCGGCACGCTCACCTACCAGCTCATGTACGAGCTGCATGACCTCGGGTTCTCCACGTGCGTCGGGATCGGCGGCGACCCGATCGTCGGGACGACCCACGTCGACTGTCTGCAGGCCTTCCAGGACGACCCGGAGACCGACGCGATCGTGATGATCGGCGAGATCGGCGGCGACGCCGAGGAGCGGGCCGCCGACTACGTCGCCGCCCACGTGACGAAGCCGGTCGTCGGGTACGTGGCGGGTTTCACCGCGCCCGAGGGCAAGACGATGGGGCACGCCGGCGCGATCGTCAGCGGATCGTCGGGCACGGCCGAGGCGAAACAGAAGGCGCTGGAAGCCGCCGGGGTCCGAGTTGGACGAACTCCTACGGAGACGGCGAAATTGCTTCGAGCGTTGCTATAA
- a CDS encoding hydroxypyruvate isomerase family protein has protein sequence MRYDVNLSLLFTELPLLERPAAARDAGFDAVEFWWPFPDAVPSDAEVDRFVAAVRDAGVRLVGLNFFAGDMPGGDRGVLSWPGRTGEFLDSVNVAVGIGAQLGCRAFNALYGNRLGGVDPGEQDDVAVEALVLAAHAVSRIDGTVLIEPLSGTPRYPLRTAADALAVIDRLPGRANLRLLADLYHLAVNGDDLDAVIERHTARIGHVQIADAPGRHQPGTGSLPLARHLEQLTAHGYDGWVGLEYIPEGPSADSFAWLPRAGVAS, from the coding sequence ATGCGATACGACGTCAACCTGTCCCTTCTCTTCACCGAGTTACCGCTGCTGGAACGGCCGGCGGCCGCGCGCGACGCCGGGTTCGACGCGGTCGAGTTCTGGTGGCCGTTCCCGGACGCGGTGCCGTCCGACGCCGAGGTCGATCGGTTCGTCGCCGCCGTGCGCGACGCCGGTGTCCGGCTCGTCGGGCTGAACTTCTTCGCCGGCGACATGCCCGGCGGCGACCGGGGCGTGCTCTCCTGGCCCGGCCGCACCGGCGAGTTCCTCGACAGCGTGAACGTCGCCGTCGGGATCGGCGCGCAGCTCGGCTGCCGGGCGTTCAACGCGCTCTACGGCAACCGCCTCGGCGGGGTCGACCCGGGCGAGCAGGACGACGTCGCGGTGGAGGCGCTGGTGCTCGCCGCGCACGCGGTCTCCCGGATCGACGGCACCGTCCTGATCGAACCGCTGTCCGGGACACCTCGGTACCCGCTGCGGACGGCGGCCGACGCGCTCGCGGTGATCGACCGGCTGCCCGGACGGGCCAACCTCCGCCTGCTCGCCGACCTGTACCACCTCGCGGTCAACGGCGACGACCTCGACGCGGTGATCGAACGGCACACCGCACGCATCGGCCACGTCCAGATCGCCGACGCGCCCGGCCGCCACCAGCCCGGCACCGGTTCGCTGCCGCTCGCACGCCACCTGGAGCAGCTCACCGCCCACGGCTACGACGGCTGGGTGGGCCTCGAGTACATCCCGGAGGGCCCGAGCGCCGACAGCTTCGCCTGGCTCCCGCGGGCGGGGGTGGCGTCGTGA
- a CDS encoding NAD(P)-dependent oxidoreductase: MSTIGFVGLGVMGAPMARHLVTAGHDVTGFDVHTPAVDAFAADGGAPATSVADAVRGADVVITMLPNHPQVEEVAAQVLPAVPPGTLFADMSSIRPETSVRLAAEGAATGVRVIDAPVSGGQTGARQATLSIMVGGDEVAFAAARPVLEVLGTPRHVGGAGAGQVVKAANQLVVAGIYALVSEAIVLLEGSDVGAKTGLDVLAGGLAASRILDLKRESMLAREFTPGFRIDLHHKDMAIALDAARDAGVALPVTGLVAQLVAAARAMGHGSLDHSALLKVTETLSGREA; encoded by the coding sequence GTGAGCACGATCGGGTTCGTCGGGCTCGGTGTCATGGGGGCGCCGATGGCGCGGCACCTGGTGACGGCCGGACACGACGTCACCGGGTTCGACGTCCACACGCCGGCGGTGGACGCGTTCGCGGCGGACGGCGGCGCCCCGGCCACCTCGGTGGCCGACGCGGTGCGGGGTGCGGACGTCGTGATCACGATGCTGCCGAACCATCCCCAGGTCGAGGAGGTCGCCGCCCAGGTGCTCCCGGCGGTGCCCCCGGGCACCCTGTTCGCCGACATGAGCTCGATCCGCCCCGAGACGTCGGTGCGTCTGGCGGCCGAGGGCGCGGCGACCGGCGTCCGGGTGATCGACGCGCCGGTCTCCGGCGGTCAGACCGGTGCCCGGCAGGCCACGCTCTCGATCATGGTCGGCGGCGACGAGGTCGCGTTCGCGGCCGCCCGCCCGGTGCTCGAGGTGCTCGGCACACCCCGCCACGTCGGCGGGGCCGGCGCCGGTCAGGTCGTCAAGGCGGCGAACCAACTGGTCGTGGCCGGGATCTACGCGCTGGTCAGCGAAGCGATCGTGCTGCTCGAAGGCTCGGACGTCGGCGCGAAGACCGGGCTCGACGTCCTCGCCGGTGGCCTCGCGGCCAGCCGCATCCTCGACCTCAAGCGCGAGTCGATGCTCGCGCGCGAGTTCACGCCCGGCTTCCGCATCGACCTGCACCACAAGGACATGGCGATCGCGCTCGACGCCGCCCGCGACGCCGGTGTCGCGCTGCCGGTCACCGGGCTGGTCGCCCAGTTGGTCGCGGCCGCCCGCGCGATGGGCCACGGCTCGCTGGACCACTCCGCGCTCCTGAAGGTCACCGAAACCCTCTCCGGCCGGGAGGCCTGA